DNA from Sorex araneus isolate mSorAra2 chromosome 6, mSorAra2.pri, whole genome shotgun sequence:
ccactcgagaaaattgatgagcagcgggatcacagtgacagtgaccatatatatctatatattgatACATTTTAACATTGATACATGTTCACATTTTCCTTGAATATTAGATGTTTCCTAAAtttcaaaaagacaaaatcagtgtGTTGAAGGTAAACATGTCAAATTATAATGCACAAATTTAAGAACCATCCTCCAAAGGTTTATCATAGATTTTACTTTTAAGACTATGatatgaaaagaatgaaaaacatataaaaatcaaaaattttctttagcTATTGGAGATATACATGGAATGATTAACTATATAAGAGATATTATGattctatttaaagaaataacatCTCAAGTGAATTTATGAGAGAAATCAGACAGCATATGTAAGAAACTGGTTGAATACTTACTTTCTCATTGATTAGGTTAACGGTGGCTATAATCCTGATATAATAATGTTTATCGGAAAGTTCAAGTCAACAGAGATGGGCATAGAGATAATCCAGCAGGTCACTTGCAAAACAATAAAGATCATACATCTATTGCGAAATAGGAAAATGAAATACACATCATTTTCTATTGAtgcaatgtaaaaattaaataaggaaaTGACAAAATTTTTGATTCAGCTGCCAACACACAATTAAGGCAGCAGTTTTCTCAAGGCTATCATGACATCCTTATTTCTCAGAGTGTATATCATGGGATTAAACATCGGGGTGACAATGGTGTAGAAAAGTGACAGAAACTTGTCTGCTTTAGAGGAATCTTTGGATTTGGGTCTTAAATAAGCAATCATTCCAGATCCAAAAAACAAAGTCACGACTATGATATGAGAGGAACAAGTGGAGAAGGCTTTGGCTCTTCCTGCCGCTGATGGCAGCTTCAGGACGGTGGAGATGATCTTGCTGTAGGAAGCAAGCACCAGCAGAAAAGGGAGCATAACGAACACCACAGCAGCGAAGAAAACCAACAGCTCATTTAGAAAAGTGTCCCCACAGGCCAGCTTCAGCATGGGGGGAATGTCACAAAAGAAGTGATTGATTTGGTTGGATCTgcaaaaagacagagagaaaatctGACTTGTCTGTCCTATCTGTGAAGGAACGCTAATGAGCCAGCAAGCAGCCACCAGCTGGACACAAAACTTCTGGTTCATCATCAAAGGATAGTGCAGAGGGTTGCaaatggccacatagcggtcataggccatcacggtGAGGAGGAGAGACTCCACGTTTCCAAGCATAAGGACAAAACTCATCTGGGTGGCACAGGCCAACAAAGAGATATTTCTTTCCCGAGTCCAAAGGTTTTTGAGCATTCTTGGAAGAGTGACAGAGACATAGCAGATTTCCAAAAAGGAAAAGTTACCcaggaaaaagtacatgggagTCTGGAGAGACTGGTCGATGATGGTTATGAGAATAATGATGCCATTTCCGAAGACGATAATCAAATACACAaggaaaaatatcacaaaaagAGACATTTGAGAATAGATTACGTCAGAAAAGCCCAGAAGAACAAATTCCGTCCTCGCAGTGAGGTTTGCTTCAGCTTGGTTTTTCTGGTGTCCCATCTATGAAAATAATCAAATCAgccatttctttttctggtttgtttgccAATTCTAAAGAACAAAGAGACCTACGCTTATGGAGAAAATATAGTTATTATGCTCCATTCATTTCCCTCATTCCATATTCCACATTTAAAGAATTCAAAGGAGGCCTCCTGGAAAATTTAGATTGATTTCCTAATATACCAGTATGTTTAATGTCTAATACTAGTTTTCATTTAAATGAAAGTGATGtatttagaattatttctttttcaattttaatgaaatagacaaaatagaCTAATGTTATTCTTCCTAATAGACAGAAACATAAGTCAGGAACATTTGTATAACATTTTCTGAGTGGCTAAGCCACGACCAAATTCTGAGTTCCTTTTttggggtatgtgtgtatgtgtgtggaggggagggaggtagTTTCTAAGCTTTTCCACAACATATTTATCAAGTATGAAAAAGCAGTTCCTGTGTGGTAAGGTTTCTTAAAGGTAAGTTACTCTGAACTTATGGAGATTGTTTCAAACCATTCTGACATTTatctatcaaaataaaataagctttatAGTCTACGGGATATATATTGCAAGATAATGTATTTATCTGATCATGCAGCAGACAGTTGATAAATTTCTTTTGAAAGGTATATTCCTTAATTAATAATAGTGAAATTCATGTTTCACTAGAGATGATATGGTCTCTTAAACCATGCTAGTAAAATCTGACCTTAAGTATTTTCTCTATTACCCTTCCTCTttaggtaaaataattttattcctatGTAGGAGTAAATAAGTCAAAAATAAGTATGAACCATGAATTATTATAATATGTGATTATTCTCAAAACCTTCTgaaagagataaaatatatatgttagtTCATACACACAAGCATATGTATTTTATTAGATGATAAGAACTACAGAAACTCTAACATTGTCATGTTTTAAGACCGGTGgagaattttgaaatttaaaaaaaagtctatgaATGAAGTATTAAATAACAATTATTGAAGTAGaaagtaaaaatgattttaactAAGATGCTGTTAATATTATTTGAATAGTGTGAGGTAAAGAAATTCAGAGATAAATCTAATAGGTACTCACTCATGCTCATGACTGTTTTGAAACTCTGTGAGAACCTGCTGTGACATGTCCTTAGAGGCACTTTCTGActtcagatctctctctctctctctctctctctctctctctccattcctgtCACATGCTTTTTTCTCCCTCTAACACTAAAATACCTGAGACATGAGggttctgtttatttttcctaTCTGGGATTAAACCAGACTCAAGAAAATTGTTATGTATCTCCTGAGGTATGTATAGTTGATTCTGTAGAGTACTAAAATAATAGATTGTTCAAATGCAGCAGTCCTCACTtataaaaggaagtaaaagattcttatataaaaaacaattaaacTCAAATCTAATACAACACTTTCAAGAAAGGCatcattcaaaataaattttttaattcataatatTCATAAATATGACTTATAGTGctaaacaaaacaatattttaattgaataactacAACATTCTAAAAATTGAATCATAACACAAAGcatatacaatttttatattattctcaatggggaacaaataataataataactagttACTAAGTATGCTCTTCATATTACctaattttttcttcaaatattaaaaaaatattagttaagGAAAATGAAAGTGCGTGACAATATTCTTGTTTAGTTTAATATTGATTCTATCAATATCTCTGTTTCAGTTATGTGTCCATACTTAATATTAGTTGGCAACTTATTGTGAAAGaatgatatttcattattttataaatatttaatattaagtagaatatagaagtaaaatttttggaaataagaaaacaataagtTTTATCAATGACTTTCAACCTACCTTTAAAATAGCCACACTTTCCCAAACTAAAAATGTCTCATATATTCAAAACTTATCTCTATTCCCATAGGATCTTTAAAACTAGACCAATTAAAATAGCTAATTAAAATAACACCACTGAGATTCTGAGTTTTCTTTACTACTGGGACCACATCCAGATGTGTGCAAGACTTATTCTTgcctctgtactcatggatcactgcCAGCAAGATTTGGggtgccatatgtggtgccagggaaggtACTAGAGTAGGCCACAAACAATGCTAGTGCCTTACCTATgtatactgtctttccagcctttttatatttgtgttgtttacttttcaaatttaattttcaaattttattttattttttaaattttatttgattttcataaaattgttcaaaatAACATATACATTCAATAGTCCAACACCAGTAACACCACCATTGTAACTTCTCACCACATTATTTTGAATTCCCTCTGCCCCCAAAATCTGCCTCCAAAGtcggacctaaataatttattttgtattgcttgttatgattaatcccctaaaaatgatccaaacattttccttagaggaaagtatgtgaaaaattattatatctcaccctggagccattaaatccTTGTAGAAGATATTACTAACATATTGGTACAAATTGAGCCatgtgtgtataaaaatataatatatatatatatttaattgagattggttgtcttccACTTTGCatcctatcaaatgtggtgttctACTTTTGCTACATCActggcatagagtatgagatgttgctttGCCGTGAATGTGGACCCCGCTGCAAGAGCTCTAAAATCTTAAGTAGCctgatacaactggagttaattttttaactggttgatgactttggggtctggagcatccATGCagtttctgagatttatttgtgaatctctgtaTCATGGCCAGTAATGAGCTTTTATGGTGCCAAAGGTAATTTATGGaaatgactgccaggctcccagaagaacaggaagaaggCTGACCATTCTTGATTCTGTAAggctggagattttggtcacaaaacctgcgtacctgagtttttcagaaaATTCACTCATTCAAGTCTTGGAGATCAGTTATGGTCATGGCAGCTAttgattctggaggttttgggctgccaggACTCTGGTGGGGAAGgtgagttaaattttatttttaattaattaattttaattttaactttcagTATAGATTTCCCTctatcaaaataatttacttgCATGGAATAGATTACCAAAATACATATTATGTCTTAGGCTGAAGAATCTAATTTATAAGGGTCCTTTTTAGATTCATttgtgtaatttttattataataatttttaatttaatttttcttatattcatttacatttttcactttattttttttttttttgctttttgggtcacacctggcgatgcacaggggttactcctggctctgtactcaggaattacccctgactgtgctcaggcaaccatatgggatgctgggattcgaacacgggtcggccgcgtgcaaggcaaacgccctacccgctgtgttatctctccagccccctacatttttaactttaaaatgccTAATATAAAAATGTCATAGATCATAAATATAACAGAAGGCAAAGTGGAAGTTGAACTTAAAAGAACAAatcagcactttttaaaaatgtcaaattcAGTCAACTACTGAATGTAATAATTTCTTCAATTTATTCTTTCAGAGTAATGCACCTTCTTGAATTCAACGTTACCAATACATATTTTTTCCCTACCAGATATGTAACTTTTTCAGTATGTATTCTTTCCCTACTGAGTATGTAATATGCAAGTGTTACTTTGTAAGAAAGAAGTATTAAAAAGACAGTAGAATGGATCATATTTTCACTAAGTATCATCTTTAAAACCCA
Protein-coding regions in this window:
- the LOC101546772 gene encoding olfactory receptor 10AG1-like — encoded protein: MPFLKMGHQKNQAEANLTARTEFVLLGFSDVIYSQMSLFVIFFLVYLIIVFGNGIIILITIIDQSLQTPMYFFLGNFSFLEICYVSVTLPRMLKNLWTRERNISLLACATQMSFVLMLGNVESLLLTVMAYDRYVAICNPLHYPLMMNQKFCVQLVAACWLISVPSQIGQTSQIFSLSFCRSNQINHFFCDIPPMLKLACGDTFLNELLVFFAAVVFVMLPFLLVLASYSKIISTVLKLPSAAGRAKAFSTCSSHIIVVTLFFGSGMIAYLRPKSKDSSKADKFLSLFYTIVTPMFNPMIYTLRNKDVMIALRKLLP